A single region of the Salmo salar chromosome ssa16, Ssal_v3.1, whole genome shotgun sequence genome encodes:
- the cyp2x9 gene encoding cytochrome P450 2X9 isoform X1 → MLGSFVLLWICICLLFFFLKFNRPPNFPPGPQPIPIFGNLLHLSLGNPMKDLEKLAKRYGNVFSLYFGGRPAVILNGLESMKEALVTRAADFAGRPQDLMINHVTEGKGVILVDYGSSWKEHRRFALMTLKNFGLGKQSMEERILGEISHIIAPLAKSVGKSMNPQVLFHNAASNIICLVLFGSRYDYNDEFLKTFVKLYTENAKIANGPWAMLYDTVPMLRYLPLPFQKAFKNATCVKQMSVGLITQHKETRIPGAPRDFIDCYLDELDKRGDDGSSFSEAQLIMYVLDLHFAGTDTTSNTLLTAFLYLMTHPEIQERCQQEIDTVLEGKEHASFEDRHRMPYTQAVTHESQRIASTVPLSVFHSTTRDTEVMGYSIPKGTLIIPNLTSVLSEEGQWKFPHEFNPLNFLNEQGEFEKPEAFMPFSAGPRMCLGEGLARMELFLIMVTLLRRFKFVWPEDAGEPDYTPVFGVTLSPKPYRLGVRLRGN, encoded by the exons ATGTTGGGCTCGTTCGTTCTGCTATGGATATGTATctgcctcctcttcttcttcttgaaGTTTAATAGACCCCCAAACTTTCCTCCTGGTCCACAACCCATTCCAATATTTGGGAATCTGCTGCATCTGAGTTTGGGGAATCCTATGAAAGATCTGGAGAAG TTGGCGAAGCGCTATGGGAATGTTTTCAGTCTTTATTTTGGTGGAAGGCCAGCTGTGATTCTCAATGGGCTTGAATCTATGAAGGAGGCCCTGGTTACCAGGGCTGCAGATTTTGCAGGAAGACCCCAAGACCTTATGATCAACCACGTCACAGAAGGAAAAG GTGTCATTCTTGTGGACTATGGCTCCAGCTGGAAAGAGCATCGTCGCTTCGCCCTAATGACCCTGAAAAACTTTGGTCTGGGGAAGCAgtccatggaggagaggattcTGGGGGAGATATCACACATCATTGCACCCTTGGCGAAAAGCGTTG GAAAATCCATGAACCCACAGGTTCTCTTCCACAATGCTGCATCCAATATCATCTGCCTTGTCCTCTTTGGGTCGCGTTATGACTATAACGATGAGTTTCTTAAGACCTTCGTGAAGCTCTACACTGAGAATGCAAAGATTGCCAATGGACCCTGGGCTATG CTTTACGACACAGTGCCCATGCTCCGATACCTTCCCTTGCCATTCCAGAAGGCCTTTAAAAATGCAACTTGTGTCAAACAGATGTCTGTTGGACTCATCACTCAGCATAAGGAAACCAGGATTCCTGGGGCGCCAAGGGACTTCATTGACTGCTACCTGGATGAACTAGACAAA AGAGGAGATGATGGATCATCTTTTTCAGAGGCCCAACTCATAATGTACGTCCTGGACTTGCACTTTGCTGGAACAGACACCACCTCCAACACACTGCTCACTGCTTTCCTCTACCTCATGACCCATCCAGAGATTCAGG AGAGGTGTCAGCAGGAAATTGACACGGTTCTGGAGGGGAAAGAACACGCATCTTTTGAGGACAGACACAGGATGCCTTACACTCAGGCAGTGACCCACGAGAGTCAGCGCAtcgccagtactgtccccctcaGTGTGTTTCATAGCACCACCAGAGACACTGAGGTGATGGGCTACAGTATCCCGAAG GGCACTTTGATCATTCCAAACCTTACCTCTGTGCTGTCTGAAGAGGGTCAGTGGAAGTTCCCCCATGAGTTCAACCCCTTAAACTTCCTGAACGAGCAGGGCGAGTTTGAGAAGCCTGAGGCCTTTATGCCGTTCTCTGCAG ggcCCCGAATGTGTCTTGGAGAAGGACTTGCTCGCATGGAGCTCTTCCTGATCATGGTCACTCTGCTGCGACGCTTCAAGTTTGTCTGGCCTGAGGATGCAGGGGAACCTGACTACACCCCTGTGTTTGGTGTAACCCTGTCCCCCAAACCCTACAGACTGGGTGTGAGACTGAGAGGGAACTAG
- the cyp2x9 gene encoding cytochrome P450 2X9 isoform X2: MLGSFVLLWICICLLFFFLKFNRPPNFPPGPQPIPIFGNLLHLSLGNPMKDLEKLAKRYGNVFSLYFGGRPAVILNGLESMKEALVTRAADFAGRPQDLMINHVTEGKGVILVDYGSSWKEHRRFALMTLKNFGLGKQSMEERILGEISHIIAPLAKSVGKSMNPQVLFHNAASNIICLVLFGSRYDYNDEFLKTFVKLYTENAKIANGPWAMMSVGLITQHKETRIPGAPRDFIDCYLDELDKRGDDGSSFSEAQLIMYVLDLHFAGTDTTSNTLLTAFLYLMTHPEIQERCQQEIDTVLEGKEHASFEDRHRMPYTQAVTHESQRIASTVPLSVFHSTTRDTEVMGYSIPKGTLIIPNLTSVLSEEGQWKFPHEFNPLNFLNEQGEFEKPEAFMPFSAGPRMCLGEGLARMELFLIMVTLLRRFKFVWPEDAGEPDYTPVFGVTLSPKPYRLGVRLRGN, encoded by the exons ATGTTGGGCTCGTTCGTTCTGCTATGGATATGTATctgcctcctcttcttcttcttgaaGTTTAATAGACCCCCAAACTTTCCTCCTGGTCCACAACCCATTCCAATATTTGGGAATCTGCTGCATCTGAGTTTGGGGAATCCTATGAAAGATCTGGAGAAG TTGGCGAAGCGCTATGGGAATGTTTTCAGTCTTTATTTTGGTGGAAGGCCAGCTGTGATTCTCAATGGGCTTGAATCTATGAAGGAGGCCCTGGTTACCAGGGCTGCAGATTTTGCAGGAAGACCCCAAGACCTTATGATCAACCACGTCACAGAAGGAAAAG GTGTCATTCTTGTGGACTATGGCTCCAGCTGGAAAGAGCATCGTCGCTTCGCCCTAATGACCCTGAAAAACTTTGGTCTGGGGAAGCAgtccatggaggagaggattcTGGGGGAGATATCACACATCATTGCACCCTTGGCGAAAAGCGTTG GAAAATCCATGAACCCACAGGTTCTCTTCCACAATGCTGCATCCAATATCATCTGCCTTGTCCTCTTTGGGTCGCGTTATGACTATAACGATGAGTTTCTTAAGACCTTCGTGAAGCTCTACACTGAGAATGCAAAGATTGCCAATGGACCCTGGGCTATG ATGTCTGTTGGACTCATCACTCAGCATAAGGAAACCAGGATTCCTGGGGCGCCAAGGGACTTCATTGACTGCTACCTGGATGAACTAGACAAA AGAGGAGATGATGGATCATCTTTTTCAGAGGCCCAACTCATAATGTACGTCCTGGACTTGCACTTTGCTGGAACAGACACCACCTCCAACACACTGCTCACTGCTTTCCTCTACCTCATGACCCATCCAGAGATTCAGG AGAGGTGTCAGCAGGAAATTGACACGGTTCTGGAGGGGAAAGAACACGCATCTTTTGAGGACAGACACAGGATGCCTTACACTCAGGCAGTGACCCACGAGAGTCAGCGCAtcgccagtactgtccccctcaGTGTGTTTCATAGCACCACCAGAGACACTGAGGTGATGGGCTACAGTATCCCGAAG GGCACTTTGATCATTCCAAACCTTACCTCTGTGCTGTCTGAAGAGGGTCAGTGGAAGTTCCCCCATGAGTTCAACCCCTTAAACTTCCTGAACGAGCAGGGCGAGTTTGAGAAGCCTGAGGCCTTTATGCCGTTCTCTGCAG ggcCCCGAATGTGTCTTGGAGAAGGACTTGCTCGCATGGAGCTCTTCCTGATCATGGTCACTCTGCTGCGACGCTTCAAGTTTGTCTGGCCTGAGGATGCAGGGGAACCTGACTACACCCCTGTGTTTGGTGTAACCCTGTCCCCCAAACCCTACAGACTGGGTGTGAGACTGAGAGGGAACTAG